In a genomic window of Epinephelus lanceolatus isolate andai-2023 chromosome 3, ASM4190304v1, whole genome shotgun sequence:
- the frem3 gene encoding FRAS1-related extracellular matrix protein 3, with product MAGCLQSFPLCQKWTLLKCLLVTFALSFCFASADAEPFDPAHLYHHRSGPNEDNIIIANNGIRVPFGRSVFLDPVNDLVTEVQPGDRCHITVLDNDPLAQKPGMLTPKKFPCSFGPDEVKYTHFGSRSPSKDRVKLQLRYDSQTDTVIIPFMLEVEVVFQQLEILTRNMPLNVEKLSGDSNPIDKKALEFSFEDGVTQCKIATLVGAGGLPRYGTLLNNPSNGQMIDCNEFVQQGIRYKHTAKTNSPNRDYIPMMVELQDNEGNTIMQEHFQMMVRIKEGAENTAPKPSFVAMMMMEVDQFVMTAITSDMLAAEDVESDPDDLIFNITTPLSPQQGYIISTDDRNLPITSFYQRDIKDLKIAYKPPSEDSEVERIFQLEFEIVDTDGAVSDPFAFMIVVKPMNTLAPVATKNTGQLLFEGQSRALSSSQNLEISDEDNLEDVRITVVDGLKHGELTMLSARRKFFTPADLDAGIVVYQHDGSDTYSDNIIFRMTDGSNEVEFLFPITIAPTDDEPPIINANTGLVLFKNEVMQISPFILSATDIDSEDSTIKFILEVPYSTVGELLLRQVEPPSDPSLWKFSETDEMFEQVVTEWFQQDILDGKLFYRHIGPHSTTTVIDQFVFRVQDDNDPPNQSGEHVFTIKIHPVDDLAPEIFPGTTLHMTVKEYELTHFKKKYLCYSDLDSDDRDLKYTIIKPPTDTDENNPAPLGDIVLTDNPDTVITEFTQAQVNHHKVAYKPPDQELGITPKVGQFTFIVEDTSGNTLDGLFTIFLQPVDNKPPLITNTGFTVRERSSYIITKKELHATDTDTDDENIIFTLTQIPRYGQLQFLGIDMANSETFVLEDIANGRLTYIHGGEESLSDTIKLDVSDGFHEVPITIKITIEPVDDEIPTIMLPAGLVGAAIDVLENGATEITSNVIQGRDEDTDDFRLTFIVEEPPRLGEILVNGAPAERFTQEDIINGAVVYAHTSGEIGPVKEHDSFNLTLSDLSEQWVVGGNKVQGVTVHVTILPVDSIPPIVSVGEQFVGLEGEKNVITVNHIQAEDIDTDNDDILCTIIVQPTSGYVENISPAAGSEKSRAGTAITAFTIKDIALGHIYYVQSIHKGVEPVEDRFTFRCSDGINFSERHFFPIVIIPANDEKPEIFIREFVVMEGMSLVIDTPILNAADADIPGDELHFEIIKNPKHGTIVQQLSTGTIPVEKFNLEQIKEGSNIVYEHDDSETKEDSFVIKLSDGKHSVEKTVLIMVIPVDDETPRMAINDGLDVEIGETKVISNRVLKATDLDSEDKELTYVVRYSPGQGYLQRISKFGDVLGNITLGMNFTQDEIDKQLIQYVHTGQEGIRDLLKFDVTDGINPLIDRYFYINIGSIDMVFPDVINKGVTLKEGGRVTLTTDLLSTSDINSPDEFLSFSITRAPSRGHLESTDHPGVPISTFTQLQLAGNKIYYIHTSDDEMKMDSFEFEVTDGYNPVFRTFRVSITSVDNKKPVLTINKLVVEEGETKLITPFELTAEDRDTPDNLLRFIVTQVPVHGQLLFNKTKPITTFTKQDLNENLISYKHDGTETNEDSFSFTITDGTHTDFYVFPDTVYETRKPQMMTIHINTVDNGVPQIVVNKAAATLKVLPTNHLGFVITSKALRSEDRDSSQKVLKYIVSEAPLHGFIMNTALGNDSIKTFTQADIDDMKISYVLLDGSNATSDIFYFTVQDSGGNKLKPQPFRLNWAWISLEKEYYIVDEDTKFLEVTLKRRGYLGETSFVSIATKDGTAEKDKDFRGKAQKQVQFNPGQTTATWRVKIFTDQEFETSETFEIQLSDPVMAVLEFPDTATVEIVDPGDESTVYIPQAEYKIEEDVGELLVPVRRSGDASQELMVVCSTQQGTATGTIPSTVLSYSDYITRPEDHTSVLRFDKDEREKLCRIIIIDDSLYEEEESFNVTLSMPMGGQVGANFPAAKITILADSDDEPSLYFGEPEYVTDESSGYVEVKVWRTGTDLSKTATVTVRSRKSEPVSAEAGLDYVGISRNLDFAPGVTMQTFRVTILDDLGQPELEGPETFDLVLRMPMNAVLGEPSKTTITINDTFTDVPKFQFKEGSYKVDESDGEVTAIVYRSGDISIKSTVRCYTRQGSAQVMMDYSERPNTDASVITFLPGETEKPCVVSLMDDSVHEEDEEFRLVLGTPKSKSLYGASIGEQKEAIITVTDEKDKPVIRFSEIKYSVREPQVKGGVAIVKIPILRVGDTSKVSVVRVHTKDGSATSGEDYNPLSEDVEFKEGEKEHFVEIEILYDGEREMREAFTVHMKPDDNMVAEIQMNKAIVYIEEMDSVADVTFPAVPHVVSLLMYDDTAKTKDKPQPPNGYPVVCVTACNPKYHDFDKTGSICSAENINDTLTQYRWLVSAPTGSDGVASPMREVDTNTFFTNTKSITLDSIYFQSGSRVQCAARAFNANGDAGLELSSPIAVISKEEGMCQPRIQGTVGAEPFSAKIRYTGPDDPDFPNLIKLTVNMPHMDGMLPVISTRPLSNFELTLSPDGTRVGNHRCSNLLDFNEIQTGHGFITDATKNPEIIGETSPYQYSPIMRSTNSLRFYRNLNLEACLWEFTTYYDMSELLNDCGGSIGTDGQVLNLVQSYVTLRVPLFVSYVFHSPVAVGGWQHFDLQSELKLTFVYDTAILWQDGIGSPPEAELQGAMYPTSMRINEEGRLVVNFKTEARFRGQFVMSHPGTSVSSMVICADHPGLTFTLALVRTEPTYNQPMQQWSFVSDFAVRDYSGTYTVKLIACIASPNGEFSIPPVCHPREPLTFDMDIRFQQVSDPVAAEFSLNTQMFLLSKKELWLSDGSMGFGEGTDAAFSEGSTIFGRVMVDPVQNLGDSFSCSIEKVFLCTGADGYVPKYNPTNKEYGCLADAPSLLYRFKILDKAQPETQATAFGDVSFKATLAQDTPGGLPLVRQPGSDGFTLSSSPLFQVAAGREWFIHTIYTVRSRENANRNIGKRSVEYLHHSMTSVEQPQTSDMATRRHRRAAPAFSAPGEVQDIGVENNRGTNIQHIALDRADRMVVSQRQPWSPNHDALLERPLLESSGREMADTSTLPMLVGLAGLILLICLIATIVILLLRRKKREKKTQFPPYTTSSSSAYTGYSHSPAGMWSSSDNSEV from the exons ATGGCTGGTTGTCTGCAAAGTTTCCCACTTTGTCAAAAGTGGACACTTTTAAAATGCCTGCTTGTGACATTTGCTCTCAGCTTCTGCTTTGCCTCAGCAGATGCAGAGCCGTTTGACCCTGCTCACCTTTATCACCACAGATCTGGACCTAATGAAGACAACATCATCATTGCTAACAATGGGATCAGGGTGCCTTTTGGGAGGTCTGTGTTTCTGGACCCTGTGAATGACCTGGTAACAGAAGTGCAGCCTGGTGACCGCTGCCACATCACAGTTTTGGACAATGACCCACTGGCCCAGAAACCTGGGATGCTGACCCCTAAAAAGTTCCCCTGTTCGTTCGGACCAGATGAAGTGAAATACACTCATTTTGGATCTCGGAGCCCCAGCAAGGATCGTGTGAAGCTGCAGCTTCGTTATGACTCCCAGACAGACACGGTCATCATCCCTTTCATGCTGGAAGTGGAGGTGGTTTTCCAGCAGCTTGAGATCCTCACCAGGAATATGCCTCTCAATGTTGAAAAGCTCAGTGGTGACAGCAACCCTATTGACAAAAAGGCTCTGGAGTTTTCCTTTGAGGACGGTGTCACACAGTGTAAGATCGCCACTCTGGTCGGCGCTGGAGGTCTTCCAAGGTATGGCACTCTTTTGAATAACCCCTCAAATGGCCAAATGATTGACTGTAATGAGTTTGTGCAACAGGGCATTCGCTACAAGCACACAGCTAAAACCAACTCACCAAACAGAGACTATATTCCAATGATGGTAGAGCTGCAGGATAACGAAGGCAACACCATAATGCAAGAGCATTTCCAAATGATGGTTAGAATCAAAGAAGGTGCAGAGAATACCGCTCCTAAACCCAGCTTTGTAgccatgatgatgatggaggtTGATCAGTTTGTGATGACAGCTATAACAAGTGACATGCTGGCTGCTGAGGATGTTGAATCTGACCCAGATGATTTAATCTTCAACATAACCACACCACTGAGCCCTCAGCAGGGCTATATCATCAGCACAGATGATCGAAACCTGCCCATCACCTCTTTCTATCAGAGAGACATCAAAGATCTTAAAATAGCGTATAAGCCACCCTCAGAGGACTCAGAAGTAGAAAGGATTTTCCAGCTAGAGTTTGAAATTGTAGACACTGATGGAGCCGTGTCTGATCCATTTGCCTTTATGATTGTGGTGAAGCCTATGAATACCTTGGCTCCTGTCGCGACCAAAAATACAGGGCAGCTATTGTTTGAAGGGCAGTCCCGAGCTCTCTCCAGCTCCCAGAATTTAGAGATTAGTGATGAGGATAACCTGGAAGATGTGAGAATAACTGTTGTTGACGGCTTAAAGCATGGAGAGCTGACCATGCTCAGCGCTCGCAGGAAATTCTTCACACCTGCCGATCTAGACGCCGGCATTGTGGTGTACCAGCATGATGGCAGTGATACCTACAGCGACAACATTATTTTTAGAATGACTGATGGCAGTAATGAAGTGGAGTTTTTGTTCCCCATCACTATTGCTCCCACTGATGATGAGCCACCTATTATCAATGCTAACACCGGCCTGGTGCTTTTCAAGAATGAAGTGATGCAGATCTCTCCCTTCATCCTGAGTGCCACAGATATTGACTCAGAAGACTCCACCATTAAGTTTATCTTGGAGGTGCCCTACTCAACTGTAGGGGAGCTCCTGCTAAGGCAAGTGGAGCCTCCCTCTGACCCGTCTCTCTGGAAGTTCAGCGAGACAGATGAGATGTTTGAGCAGGTGGTAACTGAATGGTTTCAGCAGGATATTCTGGATGGAAAGCTGTTCTACCGTCACATTGGACCCCACAGCACCACCACTGTGATTGATCAGTTTGTGTTCCGGGTCCAAGATGATAATGACCCTCCTAATCAATCTGGCGAACACGTGTTCACCATCAAAATCCATCCCGTTGATGACCTTGCCCCAGAGATTTTTCCCGGCACCACCCTTCACATGACAGTTAAGGAGTACGAGCTCACGCACTTCAAGAAAAAATACTTGTGTTATAGTGATCTAGATTCAGATGACAGGGACCTGAAGTACACCATCATTAAGCCCCCAACTGACACAGACGAGAATAATCCAGCACCCTTAGGTGACATTGTACTGACTGACAACCCTGACACTGTAATTACAGAGTTCACACAGGCCCAGGTTAATCACCACAAAGTGGCTTACAAGCCTCCAGACCAGGAGCTGGGCATCACTCCAAAAGTGGGTCAGTTCACTTTCATTGTGGAAGACACTTCTGGTAACACGTTAGATGGACTATTCACCATTTTCCTGCAGCCAGTGGACAACAAACCCCCACTGATCACCAACACAGGGTTCACTGTTAGGGAAAGAAGTTCATATATCATCACTAAGAAAGAGCTGCAtgccacagacacagatacagatgacGAAAATATCATCTTCACCCTGACTCAGATTCCTCGGTATGGGCAGTTGCAGTTTTTGGGGATTGACATGGCAAACAGTGAAACATTTGTCCTTGAAGACATTGCAAATGGTCGCCTAACTTACATCCACGGTGGGGAGGAATCCCTCAGTGACACCATCAAGCTTGATGTCAGTGACGGTTTCCATGAGGTACCCATCACCATTAAGATCACCATCGAGCCAGTTGATGACGAGATCCCAACGATTATGCTTCCAGCCGGTCTAGTCGGAGCAGCCATCGATGTGCTGGAGAACGGAGCCACCGAGATTACAAGTAATGTCATTCAAGGCCGCGATGAAGACACAGATGATTTCCGGCTCACCTTCATTGTTGAAGAGCCTCCCAGGCTGGGTGAAATCCTGGTAAATGGTGCTCCTGCTGAGAGATTCACCCAGGAAGACATCATTAATGGAGCAGTGGTGTATGCTCACACATCCGGTGAAATCGGGCCTGTCAAAGAACATGACTCCTTCAACCTTACTCTATCTGATTTGTCCGAGCAGTGGGTCGTTGGTGGCAACAAGGTCCAAGGTGTGACAGTTCACGTCACCATCCTTCCTGTTGACAGCATTCCACCTATCGTCAGTGTTGGAGAGCAGTTTGTTGGACTGGAAGGGGAGAAGAATGTTATTACTGTCAACCACATCCAAGCTGAGGATATTGACACTGACAATGATGATATCCTGTGCACCATCATCGTCCAACCAACATCTGGTTACGTGGAGAACATCTCTCCAGCTGCAGGCTCTGAGAAATCCAGGGCAGGGACAGCCATCACTGCTTTCACCATTAAAGACATTGCCCTCGGTCACATCTACTACGTCCAAAGCATCCATAAAGGGGTTGAACCTGTGGAAGACCGTTTCACCTTCCGTTGCTCAGATGGTATTAACTTCTCTGAACGCCACTTCTTCCCCATTGTTATCATTCCAGCCAATGATGAGAAGCCGGAGATCTTCATCCGTGAGTTTGTGGTCATGGAGGGCATGAGTCTGGTTATTGATACACCAATTCTGAACGCGGCTGATGCTGACATCCCTGGAGATGAGCTGCACTTTGAGATCATCAAAAATCCCAAGCACGGTACAATAGTTCAGCAGCTCAGCACTGGCACCATCCCTGTGGAGAAATTCAACCTGGAACAGATCAAAGAGGGATCCAACATTGTCTATGAGCACGACGACTCAGAGACCAAAGAAGACAGCTTTGTAATCAAACTCTCAGATGGGAAACACTCAGTGGAAAAAACAGTTCTTATCATGGTTATTCCTGTAGACGACGAGACACCAAGAATGGCTATAAATGATGGCCTTGATGTTGAGATTGGAGAGACAAAAGTCATCAGCAACAGGGTTTTGAAGGCCACAGATCTTGACTCTGAAGACAAAGAGCTTACATATGTCGTGCGTTACAGCCCGGGCCAAGGCTACCTTCAGCGCATCAgcaagtttggtgatgttttaGGTAATATTACCCTCGGGATGAACTTCACACAGGACGAAATCGACAAACAGCTCATCCAGTATGTACACACAGGCCAAGAGGGAATCCGTGACCTGCTAAAGTTCGACGTCACAGATGGCATCAATCCCCTTATTGACCGTTACTTTTACATCAACATTGGAAGCATTGACATGGTCTTTCCAGATGTTATCAACAAAGGCGTGACTCtaaaagaaggagggagagtAACTCTTACCACGGACCTCCTCAGCACCTCCGATATTAACAGTCCTGATGAATTCCTCAGCTTCAGCATCACAAGAGCACCTAGTAGAGGTCACTTAGAGAGCACCGACCACCCAGGTGTTCCCATTTCCACCTTCACCCAACTGCAGCTCGCTGGCAACAAGATCTACTACATCCACACGTCCGACGATGAGATGAAAATGGACAGCTTTGAGTTTGAGGTGACAGATGGTTACAATCCTGTCTTCCGTACCTTCAGAGTGTCCATCACTAGTGTCGATAATAAGAAACCTGTCTTGACAATAAACAAACTGGTCGTGGAGGAGGGAGAAACCAAGCTCATCACGCCGTTTGAGCTGACAGCTGAGGATCGGGACACCCCAGATAACCTATTGCGCTTCATAGTCACTCAGGTGCCAGTACACGGGCAGCTACTTTTCAACAAGACCAAACCAATCACAACCTTTACCAAACAGGACCTAAACGAGAACCTTATCAGCTATAAGCACGACGGCACTGAGACCAACGAGGACAGCTTCTCCTTCACTATCACAGACGGCACTCATACTGATTTTTACGTCTTCCCTGACACTGTGTATGAGACACGCAAGCCCCAGATGATGACTATTCACATCAACACCGTGGACAATGGTGTGCCCCAGATTGTGGTCAACAAAGCTGCTGCCACACTGAAGGTCCTCCCAACAAACCACCTGGGCTTCGTGATCACCAGCAAGGCCCTTCGATCGGAGGACCGCGACAGCTCCCAGAAGGTCCTGAAGTACATTGTGTCTGAGGCTCCTCTTCATGGCTTCATCATGAACACTGCCCTGGGCAACGACAGCATCAAGACCTTCACACAAG CCGATATCGATGACATGAAGATCTCTTATGTGCTGTTGGACGGGAGCAACGCCACAAGTGATATCTTCTACTTCACCGTCCAAGACAGTG GTGGAAACAAACTAAAGCCTCAGCCATTTAGGCTCAACTGGGCCTGGATCTCTCTGGAGAAGGAATACTATATAGTGGATGAGGACACCAAATTCCTGGAGGTGACACTTAAACGCAGAGGCTACCTGGGGGAAACCTCCTTCGTCA GTATCGCCACTAAGGATGGAACAGCTGAGAAGGACAAAGACTTCCGTGGCAAAGCCCAGAAGCAGGTCCAGTTCAACCCCGGCCAGACTACGGCAACCTGGAGGGTCAAGATCTTCACAGACCAGGAGTTTGAGACCTCGGAGACCTTTGAGATACAGCTGTCAGACCCCGTCATGGCTGTGCTGGAGTTTCCTGACACTGCAACAGTCGAAATTGTGGATCCTGGAGATG AGTCGACTGTCTACATTCCTCAAGCAGAGTACAAGATTGAGGAGGATGTTGGAGAGCTGTTAGTGCCGGTGCGGCGATCAGGAGATGCCAGCCAGGAACTCATGGTTGTTTGTTCCACTCAGCAAG GCACCGCCACTGGCACCATACCCAGCACTGTGCTGTCCTACTCTGACTACATCACCCGACCTGAGGACCACACCAGCGTGCTGCGTTTTGACAAGGACGAGCGAGAGAAACTCTGTCGCATCATCATCATCGATGACTCGCtgtatgaggaggaggagagctttAACGTCACCCTCAGCATGCCCATGGGTGGTCAGGTGGGAGCCAACTTCCCAGCCGCCAAGATCACCATCTTGGCAGATAGCGATGATG AGCCCTCGCTGTATTTTGGGGAACCTGAGTATGTCACAGATGAGAGTTCAGGCTACGTTGAGGTGAAGGTCTGGAGGACAGGAACCGATCTGTCCAAGACGGCTACTGTCACCGTGCGCTCCAGGAAGAGCGAGCCTGTCTCTGCAGAAG CTGGACTGGACTATGTCGGCATCAGTCGCAACCTAGACTTTGCTCCTGGAGTGACGATGCAGACATTCAGAGTGACCATCCTGGATGATCTGGGTCAGCCAGAGCTGGAGGGGCCTGAGACCTTTGACCTCGTCTTACGGATGCCCATGAATGCTGTGCTGGGGGAGCCTAGCAagaccaccatcaccatcaatGATACATTCACTGACG TGCCAAAATTTCAGTTCAAGGAAGGAAGCTACAAGGTGGATGAGTCCGATGGGGAGGTAACAGCTATTGTGTACCGCAGTGGAGACATTAGCATCAAGTCCACGGTGCGCTGTTACACTCGCCAAGGCTCTGCTCAGGTCATGATGGACTACAGCGAAAGACCCAACACTGACGCATCAGTCATCACTTTCCTGCCAG GTGAAACCGAGAAGCCGTGTGTGGTCAGCCTGATGGATGACTCGGTCCATGAAGAGGACGAAGAGTTCCGCCTCGTCCTGGGAACTCCAAAGAGCAAGTCTCTGTATGGAGCTTCTATCGGGGAGCAGAAGGAAGCGATCATCACAGTCACAGATGAGAAAGACA AGCCTGTCATCCGTTTCTCTGAGATCAAGTACAGTGTACGTGAACCTCAGGTCAAAGGTGGCGTGGCGATAGTGAAGATTCCCATCCTGCGGGTTGGAGACACCTCAAAGGTCTCAGTGGTGAGAGTCCACACCAAGGACGGCTCTGCAACCTCCGGAGAGGACTACAACCCGCTGTCAGAGG ATGTTGAGTTCAAGGAGGGTGAGAAGGAGCACTTTGTGGAGATTGAGATCCTGTATGACggtgagagagagatgagagaggcCTTCACTGTACACATGAAGCCAGATGACAACATGGTGGCTGAAATACAG ATGAACAAAGCCATTGTGTACATTGAGGAGATGGATAGTGTGGCAGATGTTACCTTCCCGGCCGTGCCCCACGTGGTTTCCCTGCTCATGTATGACGACACAGCTAAAACCAAAGACAAGCCCCAGCCGCCCAATGGATACCCTGTTGTTTGTGTGACG GCTTGCAACCCCAAGTACCACGACTTTGACAAAACTGGCTCCATCTGCTCTGCTGAGAACATCAACGACACCCTCACTCAGTATCGCTGGCTGGTCAGCGCCCCCACCGGCTCAGATGGAGTGGCCAGCCCCATGAGGGAGGTGGACACCAATACTTTCTTCACCAACACCAAGTCCATCACTTTGGATTCCATCTACTTCCAGAGTGGCTCAAGGGTTCAATGTGCAGCGAGAGCTTTCAATGCCAATGGAGATGCTGGTCTGGAGCTGTCTAGCCCCATCGCTGTGATCAGCAAAGAGGAGG GTATGTGTCAGCCTCGTATCCAAGGCACTGTTGGAGCTGAACCCTTCTCTGCAAAGATCCGCTACACTGGTCCAGATGACCCAGACTTCCCCAACCTCATTAAACTGACAGTCAACATGCCTCACATGGATG GCATGTTACCAGTGATCTCCACTAGACCTCTGTCCAACTTTGAGCTCACCCTGAGCCCAGATGGCACGCGTGTGGGCAACCATCGCTGCTCCAACTTGCTGGACTTCAATGAGATCCAAACAGGCCACGGCTTCATCACAGATGCAACAAAGAACCCTGAGATCATTGGCGAGACTTCACCCTACCAGTACAGCCCGATCATGCGCTCAACCAACTCTTTGCGCTTCTACAGGAACCTCAACTTGGAGGCCTGCCTCTGGGAGTTCACCACCTACTACGACATGTCAGAGCTGCTGAATGACTGTGGAGGCTCCATAGGCACCGATGGACAG GTGCTGAACCTGGTCCAGTCCTACGTCACACTTCGTGTTCCTCTGTTTGTGTCCTACGTCTTCCACTCTCCCGTAGCCGTGGGAGGCTGGCAGCACTTTGACCTGCAGTCAGAGCTCAAACTCACCTTTGTGTATGATACAGCTATTTTATGGCAGGACGGCATCGGCAGCCCACCTGAGGCTGAGCTACAGG gagcCATGTACCCAACCAGTATGCGTATAAATGAGGAGGGACGCCTGGTAGTCAACTTCAAGACAGAGGCTCGCTTCAGGGGACAGTTTGTTATGTCTCATCCAG gcACCAGCGTGTCATCCATGGTGATATGTGCTGACCACCCTGGGCTGACATTCACGCTCGCCCTGGTCAGGACTGAGCCTACGTACAACCAGCCCATGCAGCAGTGGAGCTTTGTCTCAGACTTTGCT GTGAGAGACTACTCCGGGACCTACACAGTGAAGTTGATCGCCTGCATTGCATCACCCAATGGGGAGTTCAGCATCCCTCCTGTCTGCCATCCAAGAGAGCCACTGACGTTTGACATGGACATTCGTTTCCAGCAG GTGAGTGACCCAGTTGCAGCCGAGTTTAGCCTCAACACTCAGATGTTCCTGCTGTCCAAGAAGGAGCTGTGGCTGTCTGACGGCTCCATGGGCTTCGGAGAGGGGACTGATGCTGCTTTTTCAGAGG GTTCCACAATCTTCGGTCGTGTGATGGTGGACCCAGTCCAGAACTTGGGCGACTCCTTCTCCTGCAGCATAGAGAAAGTCTTCCTCTGCACTGGAGCAGATGGTTATGTTCCCAAGTACAACCCCACCAACAAGGAGTATGGCTGCCTGGCAGATGCTCCCTCTTTGCTTTACAGATTCAAGATCCTG GACAAGGCCCAGCCAGAGACTCAAGCCACAGCATTTGGTGATGTCTCTTTTAAGGCCACACTGGCTCAagacacacctggaggtctgcctTTGGTCAGACAGCCAGGATCAGACGGCTTCACTCTCTCCTCATCTCCACTTTTCCAG GTGGCTGCTGGTCGAGAATGGTTCATCCACACTATTTACACAGTCCGCTCCAGAGAAAATGCCAACCGCAACATTGGCAAGCGCAGTGTGGAGTACCTGCATCACAGCATGACATCTGTTGAGCAGCCACAAACCTCCGACATGGCCACCCGACGCCACCGCCGTGCTGCCCCTGCTTTCTCCGCCCCTGGTGAAGTCCAGGACATCGGTGTTGAAAACAACCGTGGCACCAACATCCAGCACATCGCTCTAGACAGAGCAGACCGCATGGTGGTTAGCCAGCGCCAGCCCTGGTCCCCAAACCACGATGCCCTCCTGGAGCGCCCCTTGCTGGAAAGCTCTGGCAGAGAAATGGCTGACACCTCCACCCTGCCCATGTTAGTGGGCCTCGCAGGTCTGATCCTCCTCATCTGCCTCATCGCCACCATCGTCATTCTGCTGCTGCGGCGCAAGAAGagggaaaagaagacgcagttCCCTCCTTACAccacctcctcttcttctgcctACACTGGCTACAGCCACAGCCCAGCGGGTATGTGGAGCAGCTCAGACAACTCTGAGGTCTAG